Sequence from the Raphanus sativus cultivar WK10039 unplaced genomic scaffold, ASM80110v3 Scaffold3101, whole genome shotgun sequence genome:
TAAAAGATAACAGAAGGTAAGAACTTTGAAATTTTGTTAGGATCAAGACGATACAGCACCTTCGTGACAGGGCTAGTGCCAGTTCTTGCATCCCACAGTATAAGGCAAGAGTCGTCACCAACACTGCAGAATTCTTGTGCACTAGTTCACGACCAGAAACATCATCAGAAAGcattaaaaacatgaaaaaaaatacGAGATCAAAAGGAAGAGAGAATATTCTAATAAGTTACCTAGTCGGGCTGAATGCGACATCTTCAACCGTATCGTCATGGCCTTGATAGACACCACGTGGGCCAACAGAAGGACTCTCACTCTTATCACCAGTCTGTTTGAGGATTGATCCAGATGATTTGGAATCAGTGCCAACCGTTGTGATGTGGTCCTGGATGCTCCACAAAACCACTAACTTGTCCTTGCCTAAGAGAAGAACCTTTGTATGAGAACTGATAAAACCAAATGATCAGACAATAAAAAGATGACAGAGACACAGACCCCCAGAGAGGACAAAGGGTTCGGTTGGGCACATTGCAAGAGCAAATTCAGCATTGTCTTGGTGTCCAGTTAGTATCtgcgagaaaaaaaaaaaggttcagaTGATGCAAGCAAGTAGCAATTTTTAACAAGATATCAAAGAGATACATCACTGCTTCCAAAGATGAGGTCAAGACAAACAAGAATAAAGTGAAATAAATGTTCTCAGAAGTGGACATACCAAATCAGGACGGGAATTCGCAGCACCAAGGACAGCATGACGGTTTGGTTGGGTGTCAACATCCCAAATGAGAACCTGGAATCAACATGTAGATTGTAGACTATTCAGATAACTGAAACTTGAAATTGGTCCAAAACAAAGGATGCTCtattagccaaaaaaaaaaaagaagtacatAAATCAAGTTGATATGAAGataacaaaagagaagaagcagGACTTACATCAGGACTATCAGTGTGAGTAGCAATAATCTTACTGTTTTGTGGGAGTTCCCTGATTCTGTTAACCTGCAAATGCGAATTAGTCATCAAAACAGGGTTTTACTTTCATCAAAGTGCAAAACAAGTAAATGATACAAGAATTAAAACCTCTCCAGGGTGAATGATGGTCTTGAACTTCTTCACAAATGGAGAACGTGCTTCTTCATTGAACTGAAACACACATTTCCAGAATAGGAAATCCATTGAAGTGGGAAGCATAGTAAGGATAAGAGGTATAGATTGGTGGAAGAACAACTAGTTACCTGAGAAATGTGCTCAGCCGCAGCAACTCGTGGCTTAACAACTTCGCAGTTGGCTATGACGAGAGTGTTGGGTACAGTGCCATCAGTctagtgacaaaaaaaaaaatacaaatatgatgaTGAGACCATGAAGACAAGTTTCGGAAATGATGTGATGGCGAGTAAGATTCAGGAGAAAGTGAAGAACCTACTTGCTCTGACAGGTAAAGACGCTGGCGGTTCTTGTAGGTTGCTTGATCAAGTTGTGGACCCCATCtgtggaagaaaaaaaacaacaaaattcaCCAAATGAAAGATCTCATCAAATCAAACATGAACACAGGACAGCTAAAACATCTGAAGCAACagacaaaacatcaaaaacttcTTCATCCTTTCCTTTGTGTTGGTTAGGGTTTAAACAAAAACCGAACAGCAGATACATCAAAACGTGAAGACAAACATATAAAAAGCTCAACACCAAATCAATAACTTGAACGCTCGCAGAATCACAGACAAAACCTAGAAACTGAAAATGTATGTGTGACTCTCACTCTGAGCATCAGAATGTTCAACAAAAGATCTAACCGAGGACAAATTAACTGAAATTTGAAAccctagaagaagaagaagaagagagagagaaaggagagGGACCTGCAGGAGAGGGAAGGCCAGACGAGGTTGTGGTTGGCGAGCCAGTCGTAGAGAATGGGGACGAGACCTTTCCACTTAGAGTACTTCTCGTCCACActctgctcctcctcctccttcttcgtcttcttcccgCTTTCCTTCATCTTCCCCCCGCTCTGAGAATCCTCCTTGCTCTTAGGTTTCCGCCCTCTCTTCTTCGGCAACGCTGTTACTACAGTTCCTCCGCTAGCTGCTGCTGTTGCTGTTGCTTCCTCGCTCTCCATtttttcctctcctctctcttccttttttgTCGTTTTATTAGATTTCACTCTCTCTTCGGTGAGAGACGACAATAATACCGTATCCGTATCTCTCCTCTCTACACTGCCTTTACTAACAGAGAAATCGTCTCCAATGCCCGTGGAAGAAAAATTTAAAGCCATGATATCCTCGTTATAACAAGATttcattttacaattaaatttaaatcgAAAAATGAGTGAAATACTAATAAGCCAACATAAGTGATGATATTTACAAAGGAAACCAGGGTCAAATCCACCCGAGACCCACTCATCCAATGACCCGTCTGATTTATATGGGTAATACAACTAAACCAACTAAACCAACAAAATCCCTAAAAGCAAATGCGATTTCTGATCGAAATCGCTTATCTcacctctttttttcttttcctctttATCTCTATCGCGAAAGAGAAACTATGACAAGAGGCTAAGACGATTCCTCCTCCTTCGCCTCTCCCCCAGCTCTGCTCGATCTCCACTCTTCTCTCCTGCCGCTTTTCTACCGCCGCCGCCGTTGTCTGCTTAAACCAATCACCTGACGTATCCGTAAGTTGTGGTCTCAGATCTCCGCTTTGAGCTTTCTTTTGGAAGTAAGTTCTAATGGATTTGCAATTGAAATGCATTGGTATATAATGCATTCCAATGGTTGAATGAGAATGTATAGGCAGTAGAATTGGAGAATGTATAGGCATCTCGCTTCTCATTGGACTTAGATCGACCTTGTTCATGATAATTGTAGTATAACTGTATAACTCGGGACAACTAATAGAACTGTGGATAACTTTAACTGTATAACTCGGGACAACTAATAGAACTGTGGATAACTTGGTTTGTTCTGGTTTGGGCAGGATACAATGAGCAATCATGTAAGTGGTATACCTGGTAGTCCGGAAAAGAGCTACAAGATGATGTATAGCTATTTGTACATGTTAAAGCAAGTGAATCCAGGAACAAAAACTTGTGTGAAATTGGATGATGCAAGTAAATTCAAGTACCTCTTCATAGCTTTGGGAGCTTGCATTGAAGGGTTTGCATTTATGAGGAAAGTGATAGCTGTGGATGCGACATCGCTGAAGAACAAATATGGTGGTGTTCTAGTTTTCGCGGAAGCTCAAGATCCTAATGGTCAAAGTTATCCACTTGCGTTTGCAGTACTAGATAGTGAGAATCTTACTAGTTGGACTTGGTTTTTCGAGATGCTTAAAAGTGTTATACCAGACTCTTCTGAACTGGTTTTCATGAGTGAAAGAAATCAGAGTCTGATCTTCGCTATAGGAAGCGTGTTTCCAGAGGCTCACCATGGGCATTGTTTATGGCATTTGAAGGAAAAGGTGAAATGGCATGCTGGTAACGTCAACAAGGTTATAGTCGGACATAAATTTATGGAGTTGGGCAGATATTACACGGTGGATGACTTCAACTCTGCTTACGACTCATTTGAAAAAAGATATCCTGCTGTGTACAAGTATGTGCAGGAACATACTGAAAAGGACAAATGGGCAAGAGTTTTTTTCCCACGTGACAGGTACAACTTCGATACAATCAACAGTGTGGAATCAATGAAGAGCGTGTTTAAAGAGGCAACGACGTGGGCATTAATACCAATGTTGGATTGTATCGTCAGGAAATTCTCTGATTGGTTCACTCAACGGAAGGAAGCTGTTTCTAGATCAATCGATACAAGCCTGGTGCCTCTGGTTGAGAACTACTTGCACGGTCTATGGGATGTTGCACAAAAGCTATCTGTACGGGAGATTAATAGTTATGAGCTTAAGTACGAGATCACTGACACTGCTGGAAAGATGTTTTGGGCGAGCTTGGTTGAAAAATCTTGTACTTGCAAGGTGTGGGATTATGAAAAGTTTCCTTGCCTGCACGGACTGGCAGCTTACATCTATTTCACTACGAATGTTGATGGCGGCCTTAATATCCATGAGCTGTGCTCAAAATACTATTGGACGGAATTGTGGGCTTTGGCGTATGACAGGACACTTTGTGTTGTGCCCGACATGTCTTCTTGGAATGTACCAGATCAGATTAAGGAGGTGAAGATCATACCTCCGGATCGCATCTGGAGGAAGGGAAGGAAAAGAGTTGGATGAATTTGAAGTGATGAATTTGGAGTGATGAATTTAGCTACTTTATCGTGTTGTATGCTTCGGAAAACTTTATTTTGTTGTACTTTAACTTTAAGTGTTTTGTTCGAGAACTATGGATTACTACGGAAAACTTTGGTATTACTACGGAAAACCAGTAATCTTAACACAACATCACATTAATTAGGAGATAGTCTTTAACACAACATCACACAATTCCACAAATCCAAACATAAGGCTTATTGCAGAAACTAAAGGAGATCTGATCTCAAACTAAAGACACAAATCCAAACAACATAAGGCTTCTCATTTACGGGTAAGAAGGTCCTTAAGCTGAGCAATTTCTTCAGCCATTTTGTGCATCTCTTCAGCCATTTTGTCCACATCCTGCCTTAAGGAGCGAACCTCTTCCTCAACCCCGAGAACCCATGGTTGACGGAAGTGGAACCCATCATTCTGCAAGT
This genomic interval carries:
- the LOC108827666 gene encoding WD-40 repeat-containing protein MSI4, with product MESEEATATAAASGGTVVTALPKKRGRKPKSKEDSQSGGKMKESGKKTKKEEEEQSVDEKYSKWKGLVPILYDWLANHNLVWPSLSCRWGPQLDQATYKNRQRLYLSEQTDGTVPNTLVIANCEVVKPRVAAAEHISQFNEEARSPFVKKFKTIIHPGEVNRIRELPQNSKIIATHTDSPDVLIWDVDTQPNRHAVLGAANSRPDLILTGHQDNAEFALAMCPTEPFVLSGGKDKLVVLWSIQDHITTVGTDSKSSGSILKQTGDKSESPSVGPRGVYQGHDDTVEDVAFSPTSAQEFCSVGDDSCLILWDARTGTSPVTKVEKAHDADVHCVDWNPHDDNLILTGSADNTVRLYDRRKLTSNGVGTPIYKFEGHKAAVLCVQWSPDKASCFGSSAEDGLLNIWDYDRVSKKSDRAAKNPAGLFFQHAGHRDKVVDFHWNAEDPWTIVSVSDDCETTGGGGTLQIWRMSDLIYRPEEEVVTELEKFKSHVMTCASKP
- the LOC130506312 gene encoding protein FAR-RED ELONGATED HYPOCOTYL 3-like — its product is MSNHVSGIPGSPEKSYKMMYSYLYMLKQVNPGTKTCVKLDDASKFKYLFIALGACIEGFAFMRKVIAVDATSLKNKYGGVLVFAEAQDPNGQSYPLAFAVLDSENLTSWTWFFEMLKSVIPDSSELVFMSERNQSLIFAIGSVFPEAHHGHCLWHLKEKVKWHAGNVNKVIVGHKFMELGRYYTVDDFNSAYDSFEKRYPAVYKYVQEHTEKDKWARVFFPRDRYNFDTINSVESMKSVFKEATTWALIPMLDCIVRKFSDWFTQRKEAVSRSIDTSLVPLVENYLHGLWDVAQKLSVREINSYELKYEITDTAGKMFWASLVEKSCTCKVWDYEKFPCLHGLAAYIYFTTNVDGGLNIHELCSKYYWTELWALAYDRTLCVVPDMSSWNVPDQIKEVKIIPPDRIWRKGRKRVG